A stretch of DNA from Leptospira wolffii serovar Khorat str. Khorat-H2:
ATCGTGATCCAATGGGGGATATGCTCTTTTCCGATAAAGATCGGAAAGAAACCGATCGTAACTCCCGCAACGGGAGAGGGAAGTCCCGTAAAGGAACCAGGATCGTGTGCTACGTTGAATCTGGCGAGACGATACGCGGCACAGATAGGAAAGATCGCTGCGATGAGCATCCCGATCGGAAAAAGATCTTCTTTTCCGAAGACGTCGATCTTATACTCTTCCAAGACCATATTATAAAAAAGGAAACCTGGTGCGATCCCGAAAGCCGTCAAGTCCGCCAAACTATCCAGGTCGGCTCCGAGTTCGCTCGTGGCGTCCAAGGCTCTCGCAACCATACCGTCCAAACCGTCGCAGATAGCCGCGAGCAATATGAAGAATCCGGAAAGAATATAGGCCTGAGCTCCGTTTCCGCTCACTTCCGAAGCGATCAAAATGGAAACGAAACCCATGCTCAAGTTTCCTAGAGTGATCATATTTGGGATCCAATGTAACCTGCGATTCATATATAGGTCTCCTGTCTTACCGGACTCACCGTAAAGTCCAAACTTTTAGAATATCCCTGTCGAAATAGATAATAACCCAAGGCCGCAACCATAGCGCCGTTATCCGTGCAGTAGATCTTTTTTTGCGGAGAAAAAAATTCCAGGGAATTTTTCTTCGCGTAGGCTTCCAACCTCGCCTTTAATGTGGAGTTTGCCATAACTCCGCCCCCGGCTAAAATCCTACGGATTCCAGTAATTGAAACCGCCCGCTTCAAATTCCTCTCCACGAGTTCGAATGCCGTATTTTGAAAATGATAGCATACCCTAGGAACGGGGAGATCCGGCTGTTTTGCCAATAAATGAGCCACTGCGGTCTTTAAACCGGAAAAGGAAAATGCCACTCTGTCCTGCTCTAAATTTCTCAATAAGAGAGGAAGTAGTTCCTTCTCCTTCGGTTCCGGTCTATATTTCGAAGCCTCCGCCTCTATGGGAGGTCCTCCCGGATAGGGCAAGGAAAGCTGGCCCGCCACCTTATCGAATGCCTCTCCCAAGGCGTCGTCCAATGTATCTCCTACTGTTTCCATTCTCCCGAAATGGGGAATCTTGTAGATGGCGGAATTCCCTCCGGATAGCAGAAGTCCCAGAGCTGGAAAGACGGGTTCCACTCCTTCCAATTGCAGAACCGCGAAATGGGCCTGGAGATGACAAAGAGGTACGATAGGAGTTCCGTAAACCGAATGGATGCAACGGGCGAGTTGCGCTCCTATCATCAGAGAACCGGTCAGTCCGGGAGATCTCGTAACGGCCACGTAATCCAAGTCGGAAAGACTCACCTCCGCTTCCTCCAGAACCTCGGAAAGAAGAGGATTGATCTTTTCCAAATGAGCTCTCGATGCAATTTCGGGGACGATTCCCCGAAACGGTTTATGCAAATCGATCTGACTGAAGATCTTTAAGGATAGAAGTTCTTTTCCGTCTTTTACGATTCCTAGACTGGTCTCGTCGCAGCTAGTCTCGATACCAAGGCCGATCATTCTCTTAGGACTTGGAATCTTGGGAAAGGATCTCCACCGCTTTCTTCAATTGGGGATCCAATTCGGTATCGGTAAGAGATCTATCTTTTTCGGATAAGGTCTTATTCTTATATACCGCGCGGGCCACATCGGAACTCAGTTTGATGCCCTGCTCTTTCAGGGCCTTTTCGAATAACTGAAAATTCTGCTCGTTGTATTCGGGATATTTAACGGCCAATTGGTCTAGGAGTTTTTTCTCTCCCATTTTACGCAGATAGAATCTATCATCCTCGTTGGGCTCGATCGCCTTCACCACGATGTCCGGTTGGATTCCCTTACCGTGTAAAGATCTGCCGGAAGGAGTGAAATATTTTTGCACAGTCAATTTCACCGCCATTCCGTATGATAAAGGATATACGATCTGAACGGAACCCTTGCCGAAGGAAGTCGTCCCCAGAATCTTCGCTCTTCCATGATCCTGCATGGCTCCCGCAAAAATCTCGGAAGCGGAAGCGGAACCTTCGTTGATTAGAACCACGAGAGGGATTTTGGTATATTTTTCGCCGCGAGAAGTGGACTTGGAAACGTCCGCGAGTTCCCCCCCTCTTCCTCGAACGGAAACGATGTCGAGCCCCTCGGGAAGAAAGATATCGGAAAGAGCGACTGATAAAGGAAGAAGTCCTCCAGGATTCATGCGCAGGTCCACGATGAGTCCCTCAGCCTTCTTATCCACGAGTTGTTTCACATGCTTCTTAAATTCTTCCAGGGTGTTCTCGCCCATGAACTGGTTCAGTCGAACATAGCCCACTTTTTCCTTTTCGAATAGAAAAGAGCGTACATAACGGATCTTTATATTTTCCCGAACTAAGGTAAATTGAAGAGGTTCCTTGATATTCTTTCTTTCCACCTTGATCGAAACGGAAGAACCGGGCTTACCCCTCATCAATTTGATCCCTTCGGAATAACCCAGATTGGCGGTACTCTTGCCGTCTATCTCTATAATCCTATCCTGGGGAAGAATACCTGCTTTCATGGCAGGAGTATCCTCAATCGGCGAGACTACCACGATGGCTCCGTCGGTATAGGCGACTTCCATCCCCACTCCTCCGAAACTCCCTCTGGTTTCCTCCCGCATCTGTCTGTATTCTTCTTCCTCTAAGAAGGTGGAATGCGGATCTCCGAGAGAAGCGAGCATGCCTTTGATTGCTCCGAGGAATACTTTTTCCTCGTCTATGGTTTCGACGTAACCGTTCTGGGCCAGGCCGAAGACTTCATGGAATAATTGCAGATATTTTTCGGAGGTTTCGGAAACCGCTCTGGCCTTCAGAGGTTGGAAGACCAGAGCGATAAATAGAACGAAGACGGCCCCCGCCCAGAAGAATCTTTCCTTATTTTTCATTCTTACCGACCAACTCGGAATAAATCTGAGGATACTTTTCTTTTATTTTTGCGAGTACCGCGTCTTGGTCCAATTTATATCTTTCGCAAGCGTCGGAGAGAATCTCTCGGTCGGTTCGAACCTTTTGTTCCGCAGCGAAATTCAATCGGTCTCCCAAACGGGCTTCCGTCAGATATTCCATTACGAGTTTTAGATCCGCTTCTCCGATTTGCTTTTTTGGAGATGCGCAGAATAGGGAGAAGAGAAGAAGGAGTAAGACCGCAAGCCTGCGGGAATTGGAAAGAAAAATCACTCTTTCAGAATTCTTCCCGAAAGACGGTCAATGTCAACCAGGAATTCGTAAGCTCTTAGGGAAGAATCCGGAGCGGAAAGTCGAAGTTTTTCCGATTTTCACGACTCCGATTTACAAGCGATTCAATAAGTGCGATAAAGACCGATTAGTTTTCCGAGAATCACAACCTTCTTACTACGGATAGGCTTGTATTTAGGGTTTCTAGCCTCGAGTCGGATATGATCCGATTCCTTATAATATACTTTGAGAGTGGCTTCGTCCTCGATCAAGGCTACGACGATCTCTCCGTTACGAGCGATATCCTTTTTTTGGATAATGGCCACGTCCCCATCGTTGATCCCCGCTTCTATCATGGAATCCCCCTGCACTTTTAGAGCGAAGGTGATTCCCTTAGAGGCCATCTCTTCGGGAACGGGAATATAGGTCTCGATATTTTCCTCCGCCAAGATAGGGAGTCCGGCCGCAACCCTTCCTAATAGAGGAATACTAGGCGTGGGAACCGGCAGACTCTCAAAAGGACTCTGGCGCTGCAATTCGATCGCCCTGGATTGATTTTTAGAAGTCTTCAGGTATCCCTTTTTCTCGATCGCCTTAAGGTGATCGTAAGCACCTTTGGCAGTAATGCTGAACTCGTCACCGATCTCCCTGATTGTGGGAGGAAAGCCTCTCTCCTTGATTACATTCGTGATGAAATTTAGGACTGCGAGTTGCTTTTCGGTGAGATCTTTCATGCTTAACAAGTTATTAGTGAATAGATGTTTTGCAAGTACTTTTTTGGCAACGGAACAGATTAAAACATTTGACTATGTTTAGACTATATATAGACTAATAGGTATGAAGAAGAAGGTGAATCTGGGAGAAGCCAAGGCGCACCTGGGAAAATACCTGAAGGCCGCTAGTGCGGGAGAAAGGATCATTCTTGCGGAAAGAAACCGTCCGATCGCAGAATTGAAGATTCTTCCCGAGGTCACCCGAACGAAACGACCCAAGCCTGGGATCCTACGGAACAAATTTACGGTTCCCGACGATTTCAATTCTACTTTAACCCAATTCGAAGCGGATTATTACGGAGACTGATCGTTTGAGAACGATCCTCTTAGATACGCAAATTCTATTATGGTTCTTACTGGACGACCCTAAATTGCCCGGTATAGTGAGAGACCTCGCAAAGGAGGAGGATTCCCTTTTTCTTTTCCACCAGGTTTCCCTTTGGGAGATTCAGATCAAATTCGATCAGGGAAAGCTCCCCTTACACAAGCATCCGGGAGATTTTCTAGTCCAGGCATGTTTGCAATCCGGACTGGAAAAAGCGGATCTCCAAGACGAGGCGATCTTCTTTTTATCCAAGATTCCCCCCTTACATAGGGATCCTTTCGACAGACTCTTGGTATCGCATACGATTTTGAACGGCTGGGAATTAGCGACTACGGATTCTATTCTGGAAAAATATCCGATCCGTATATTAAAATAATAGAATTTGCTCTATTTCAGGTATTCGCTTTTCAGTACGAAGGACCCCTTAGAAACTACTTGGGAACCCTCCGGAAGACCGCCTAGTAGGATCACATCGTCTTCGATCGTATCTCCTACTATCACATTGACGGCCTCGAAGGTATTCTCTCCGTGAGTAACGAATACGTAGGATTTGCCTTCTATCTCATGGACCGCTTCGAGAGGGACCATCTTGCGTTTTCCTTCTCCGGTGCTGACGACTAAGCCGGCGACCTTCGCCGTAACCGTCTGACCGGGCTTCAATTTTCCGCCTTTATTCTGGACCATGATTCTCAGCTTTGCGGTCCTTTTCACGTTATCCAAAACGGTTCCCACATACCCGACTTTTCCTTGGATCTGGACATTACTATGCTCGTCCCCCAACGGAAAGATCGTGGCCTGGGCTCCTTCTCTCACTCCGGCTAGATCTTTTTCGTAGACATCCAGAAGCACCCAAAGATGACTTAGGTTCGCTACCGTGAATAATTCCTCGTTACGAGTGACTTGCTGACCCAGTATGGCCTTTCTTTCCGTGATCTCACCGTTGATCGGACTACGGAGAACCAAGTTGGAGGAAACATAAATCCCTCTCTCTATCCCTTCTATCTCGGAAGGAGTGAGCCCGTAATTGTCCAGTTTGATTCGAGTAGTCTCCACTTCCGTTCTGGCGGTCTTGTATTGCATGGTCGCTAGTTCGTATTCTTTGGCGGAGGTAACTTTCATTTCGAAAAGCTCTTTGGCCCTGTCCGCCTGCAATTTCAAGGCCTCCAGGGAAGCTCTCGCTTTTACATACGCGGCCTCGACCTCTCCCAATTGTACGGAGGAAAGAATGGCAAGAGGAGATCCTTGGCTGACCTTGTCCCCTTCCTTGACTAAAACCTTTTTGATGCGGGCCTCCACCTGAGAACCCACCTTGGCCATGCTCTCCGGATCGTAAGTGATCCTACCCGGCAGTGCCAATTCTTCGAACTGCGCCACTTCCTTTAAGCTAACATACGTTAAAGGATGCCTACGAATCACGTCCTCAGGCACGGAGAATACGTTCTTGTTCTCTTCTTGAACCTTCTTTTCCGGTTTCTTTTTGGAGAAATACTTGTAACCGTAAACGGCGGTGGTCACCACCAAGGCCAAAAGGATTAGAATTTTATATTTTTGGAATAGTTCTTTCATTGTCCTTCTCCTTTTACCGGGCTCTTAGCCGCCGATTCCGCGATTTTTCCCGTGGCGGCCTTATAGCCTTCTACGGCATTGAAGTAGAGATAGAGTAGATCGTAGTATTCGCGGAGGATGGTGAGGTAATTTTTTTCTGCTTGGAGGAAGGTGACCTGATCGGAAGCGCCTCGGACATAGGCGATCCGCGATTTTTCCTCCAACTGCTTGTTCTTTTGCAGCAGATTGATTCTTTCGTATTTGGTAAGTAATTCTTCCCTGGCTAAAAGTTCCTTTTTAGCGGCCTCAATCTCGGCCATTACTTCCCTTTTCTTAGCGTCCAGCGCCAATTCGTATTTACGGTATTCTTCCTTGGCGGAGTATACTTTTCCCTGTCCTCTATCGTTCAGAGGGATAGGGATCGTGGCAAAAACGCCTCCGTAATTCTCCCCGCCTTTTACTCTCCATTCTCCTCCGAGTTGCAACCAACCCAAGGCCTCTTTTCTCTGGAGCTCGATATTCAGTTTCTTTTCCTGGAGCCTTTGTTCTAGAGCAACGACGTCCGGACGCTCGATGGAAGGAAAATCCTCTTTGAGGTAAAGACCCAATTCTTCCAGGGTTCTGAATTTCATGGATTCCACCTTAAAGGCAAAGACTCCCTCCGACTCGGAGAGTCCGGAAAGAATGCGAAGGTCCTTTTCGATGGTCTGTCTTCTTACGATCGCGTCGCGGTAATATTTCTCCACCTGGATCCTTTCCAGTTCCAGACGCTCGAATTCTAACGGAGAAATATCCCCCTTTTGGACCCGGAACTTGGTGAGTTCCAAAAGATCGCTGTAGTTTTCGTAGAATTCCTTATTGGTATCCACAAGTAGAGTTAAGAATACGAAGGCCCAATAGTTCTGGCGCAATCTCATCCGAAAGATCCGGTCGAAATTCCGAAAGTCCTGGATGGAAGCCTCGAACGCTTTCTTAGCGACTCGAGTACGAAGCGGAACCACTCCGTAAACGTCCAGATCTTGGAAAAGGCCGGGCGCGGTTTCCGGACTTCCTCCTTGAGAGTTCGGATTTCCTCCGATGAATTGCTGTTGGAACTGAAGCACAGGATTCCGATACAAGGAAGCAGTGATCACCTGGCCTCTCTGGATTCCCATATTCTGTCTTTCCGCCAAGTAAAGCGGGTTATTGGAAACGGCATATTCCGTCAGACGATCGATATCCCAATCGATGATTTTAGTGTTCGCAGGAACCGGAGAAACTCCGGATCCCGCTTGGGAAGTATTGGAAGAAGACTTGGATTCGTTGATCGTAGGAAGAGTTCCCTTCTTGTCTTCGGAGATTTCGAACGGGATCGTCTCGGGATACACGACAGTACTGAAAGGAAAGAAGAACGCGGAAGCGGAAAAAAGCAGAAGAAGAGCCCAGCCGCTTCCTTTTTCGACAGAGGGTTTAGCAATCGATCTTGCTTCGGTTAACAATAAGAAATCTTGCATCCTCTATCCTTATGACTATTTGAATATTCGCCCCCGGTACCGCAAGTCAGTTTGTTTTCAGGCCCGATGAAAGCTCTCAGAAAAGTCTGTACAAATACCATTTTCCTTCCGATTTCACGAAATACGGATTGATGAGCTCCTTCTCCAACTTGGAGTTTTCCTTAAACCGCAGTTTAACCTCGCAAGCGCTCGAGCTTTCAAAATATAGATCCGCTACGATGCCTCCGGATTGTAATAATAGGTCCCTAACTGTGCGGACTTCGGAAGAATTCTTCTGTTTTTGCAAAAGTTCCCTATCGAAGAAGTAAGTTTGGAAGTAATTATTCTCCGTAGCTAATTCCCTTATCAGATCCTCTCGGCTCCAATGCCCTTTCAGATCCAAATAGATTCCTTCCTTAACGGACACGATCTCGGGTAAAAATCTAAAATCCTTTTTGACCGTTCCGTCCACTAACCTTTTCAGTAAGGAAAGAATCTCCTGCGTATTTTTAGTATGATCCGCCTGGTGTCCCGCTAAGAACACCTTACCTTTCTCCAGGTTCGGCGGAATCTCCGTCTCTCTTGCCGAGGAGAATGTTCTATCCTGCGGCCCCGAACAGAGAAGGATATGCGCAAAAACTAAGAAGAGCAATGCGGCAGAGGTTAGAATGCGAAAGGATCTCTTGGAGAAAAAAAGCGCGTAGAATGTCTTGGAGAAAGGCAATATGATTCCGTACAAATAGATTAACATGAATAGGACCCTTGCGATCGATTCCCGGTTCCTTTTTTAACCCTGGCTTTTCAAGGCTTTCTTAAGCAATTCTTCCAGATCCTTTCCGTAGAGAACAGAAAGACGGGAAGGATTGTCCGTTAGGAATTTTCTCGCTCCTTCGGTGAATTCTGCGTCGCCTATGATGAAAGCCTTGTCCAACCCCATATCCTTGACTTGGCTTAATGTATCTCTTAGGAAGATGTCGGAAATCTTGGCGTCCTTCCATTTCCGGAACTTGAATAAGGCGCGGGTCTCCTTGTCGGTCTTGTTCAGACCCATAAAATTGACTCCGTCTCCCTCCTTGTTCGGAACCTCCCTACTCACCGTGTAATTCAAGGCAATCACCACTTTCACGCATAGGTTCTTGAAGTCCACCCCCTTGATCGTCCTAAAATGATCCAAGGCGCTGATTCCGATCTTAGCCACATCGACCACGATCTTATTTCCTTCCTCGTCTATGATTCCCTTGATATGGAAGGACTTGGAGGATTTAAGTCCCGAGATTTCGTAATATCTTTCCGTGGGAAAAAGCTCGGCAAATAGTCTGGAGATTTCCTGCTCGGGGCTGAAACCGCTCTTGGACGGTTTTCCCAAATCCAGTCTCTTGGTCTCCACCTGGTATTTATAATTTGCTAATTCTATGATGCGATTATCGTCCACCCGTTCCGATTCCGCTTCGATCAGGTATTCGCTCGCGTCTTCCAATCTTCCCATCTTGACGGCAATTAGAGAGAAATGGAAATCGGAATCGATCAGCTCCTGCTTCCAACCGTTGTTTCTCGCGGTCTCCATACAAAGGCGAGCGTGCTTCAACGCCTCGTTCCAATTTTCCTTTTGTATGAACTCCAACATGATAAACTGAAACAGAGTATAACGTATGTATTCGTCGGATACGACATCCACCACCGAATTCGCGACCTTTATCGCCTCGTCATGATCTCCCGATCTTGCGAGAGATAAGGCGTAGAGAAATCCGGATACGGAAGAGGAAGGTTCTTCTTCGAACGCTTTCTGGAAATAAGGCTTCGGATCCCCCTTCCTAAGTATCGCCGCGATCACTCCCTTAGCTATGAGAAGAGCAGGCATCTTGATTCTTTCGTCAGGAACCCTGGATAAGAATTTGTCCGCGATTCCGAATTCCTTTTGCCCGATCGCCATGAACCCGATGCGAACGTTCGCTTCGAAATTATTCGGGTCTACGGAAAGTGTATCCACATAATGGAAGACCGATTCCTCGAAAAGATCCTGTTGGTAAAAAATATCCGCGATACGATTCGAGACTGCGACTTCGGAAATTTCCTTATCGAAACTTCCTATTTTCTTAATTTTTTCCAGATGTCGTGCTTCGTTAATGTAATCCCCTTCCATGGCGTAGATCTTTGCCATGATGAAATGCGCTTTCACGTTGGAAGGATTCGCATCCAGAATATCGCGAATCAAAATCCGGGATTCCACATAGTTTCCCATCGCAGCCAAAGCCAGGGCCTTCTCGAAAGCGTCCTTTTTGGACTGGATGAGAAAGGAACCGGCAGCGACGATCAGTATGATTCCGGCTGCGATTAAAATTACGAAGACCATTTTGAGAATTTCTGCTATTAACTAAATAATTGTTGGATAAAATCAAACGTTTTCAATATTCTGCCACCGATGGGAAGAATCACGTATCTGCGTTTTGCATTTTCCCTCTTTCTACGGGATTGGATCACTAGTGTACTCCATGTGGCCTTCTCTTCCTTTTTCGCCTACGGCCTGATCTTCGGCGTCCATTCCCTGCGCGCGGAAAAAGCGCCTGCGGACATTACTAATATCGATCTCTTTTTGAAATCTCCGTATCTGGTTTTATCCCTTTCCGGCCTCGCTTTAGTTTTTATGACCGTGGTCCGGGTCATGGGTAGGTCGGGGGATAACGGAATCATGATGGCCGTGGGAGGAAATCGTCCGGGTGTGGTCCTTTTATTGACCCTGGAAGTCTGGATTTTGCATGTCCTAGGATTCCTTTCGGCGACCCTTTTGACCGCATTCTTTCCTTACGGCAAATCCGAGTTAACCTCCTTCTTGGATTATTTGGGCTCCCTTACGTTGGACGTCCTACTAGTGGGAGCCATCGGGAGTCTGGTGGCCTTCTTCTACACTCTCATGGATCCTTACCAATCCATTCGGAGGGGAAAATGATCCTGCGGATTAATAATCTATCCCGTCATTACGGGACGACCAAAGCTGTTGATCGGATTTCTTTCGATATCAATCAATCCGACTATGTCGCGATCGTGGGACCCTCCGGTTCCGGAAAAACGACCCTACTCTCTATGATCACCGGTATGCTTTCCAGCAGTTCCGGAGAGATTTATTTCGATACTCTCAAGATTTCCTCAATGAGCAAGTCGGAGTTGGCCGGATTTCGAGCCAAAAGCATAGGACTTATCTTCCAATTTTCCGACCTGGTTTCCCATTTGAGTGTGGAGGAGAATATTCTTCTACCGGCATTACTCGTAGGAAAATTCTCCGAACAGGAATACAGGGAAAAATGCGAATACCTGATTTCCAGTCTGAATCTACAAAGCATCCGCGATCAATTGCCTTCCCGTCTTTCAGGAGGACAAATCCAGATGACCGCGATTGCAAGAGCCCTCATCAACGAACCGGAAATTCTTCTGGCCGACGAACCTTCCGGAGACTTGGATCCGGAAAATAGCGAACTCGTCCGCAAACTTCTTTCCGATTTCAATTCCAGAGGACTCACCATACTTCTCGTTACGCACGATATGAACCTTGCGTTCGACGCTAAGACTATCTACGAAATGAGAGAAGGAAGTTTTACCAGAGTCGTAAAATGAGTCTTTATTTAGGCGTGGATATCGGCGCCCAAAGTATCAAAGCCTGTCTAACGGACGAATCCGGCGAGATTCATTCCCAAGCGAGTTGCCCCACCGGCGCAAAAATGGGAAACGTAGAATTCTTATCCGAACTCGAAGATCTGATTTCCGGAATTCTACGAAGCACGGGAAGGACCGCCTCCGCAATCGGCTTAGGAAGTCCGGGTCCCATAGACAAAGATCAAGGAATTCTAATATCTTCAGCGAACCTTCCCTTATTGAAGGAGGTTCCCATCGTATCTTCCCTCAATCGCAAATTCGGAATCCCCGTCTTCTACGATAACGACGCGAACTGCGCCGCATTGGGAGAATACTGGTTCGGAGCCGGAAAAAATTCTCCGAATCTGATCGTTCTTACGTTGGGCACGGGGCTCGGAGGCGGCTGGGTATTCGAAGGAAAATTATTCGACGGTTACAAAGGCAATTCCATGGAAGTGGGTCACACAACGGTGGTTCCTGAAGGAGCCCTATGCGGTTGCGGCCAAAGAGGCTGTATCGAGGCCTATTTCAGCGCGAGCGGGTTCGCGGCTAGATTCCTGGAAAAAACGGGGAGTCGCCTGGAGGATATAGAATCCTTTTTTAAAATGGCCGAGTCCGGAAATTCGGATGCAAAAGAAATACTGGACTACGGCACGGACAGACTCGCGGATGCGGTGAGAAATCTAGTACATACCTTGAATCCGGAATGCATCGTATTCTCCGGAGGGATCTCCTTGTCCTACGACCGTTTCGGAAAACCGCTTGAAACCAGGATCCGAGAGACGATTTTTCCCATATTCCGAGAATACACGAGAATTCTTCCCGGAGGAGCGGTGACGGGAGCTTTGGGAGCTGCGAGTCTTTGCTTAAGATGAGGAACTATGAACGAAACGAACTGTTTATTCTGTAAGATCATTCGCAAGGAAATTCCCGCGAAGATCGCTTTCGAAGACGAAAATATATTATCTTTTCATGATGTTTCTCCCCAGGCCCCCGTGCATGTGCTCGTAATCCCGAAAAAGCATATCGTCGCCCTAAACGAGGTCGATTCTTCCGACAAGGCCTTATTGGGAGAGATCCTGTATCGCGTCTCGGATCTAGCCAAGAGTTTAGGATTGGACAAGAACGGATTCCGAGTGGTGAATAATGCGGGGAAACTAGGAGGACAGACTGTCTTCCATCTGCATTTCCATCTTTTAGGCGAAAGACAAATGACCTGGCCGCCGGGCTAAGGTTAAGAACGGAGATCGGACTTTGAAGAAACTCGCCCTTGGCTTCTTAATCAGCGCCTTGTCCCTTGGATTCTTATTCTGGAACTTGGATCTTTCCGGCTTTTCCGAGATCCGGGAACGTTGGCAGCCGATCTATCTGATTCCTTTCTTGATTACGATCGTTTGGGGATTGTATCTATTCTCCTGGAGATGGTATCTGCTTCTGGGCAAGAAGGTTCCGTTTCGAACCTCCCTTCTTTCCGCATATATAGGAGTCGGAGCCAATCAGTTCCTACCCGCCAGAGGAGGGGATCTATTTCGATTATATTTCTGCAGGCAAGGCACGGATATAGGTTACGCTTCCTTGGTGAGCGGAATCTTTCTAGAAAAGGTTTTAGACTTCTCCTTTATTTTTTGCGCAGGACTCGGAGCCCTGTTCGTTCTGGGAGTCAACCAGGATAAGGCCAGATTCATCCTGCCGTTATTGGGAATCGTGGGAATCTTTTCCACTCTCGCAATCATCCGCTTCTTTCACGAAACACTGATTCGCTGGGGAGAAGCTCTCGCGGGCAAATTCAAGAAAAAGGAATTCTTCTCCGAAAAACTCTCCCCTCAGATCCGGGAGTTGGGAAGT
This window harbors:
- the pssA gene encoding CDP-diacylglycerol--serine O-phosphatidyltransferase, whose amino-acid sequence is MNRRLHWIPNMITLGNLSMGFVSILIASEVSGNGAQAYILSGFFILLAAICDGLDGMVARALDATSELGADLDSLADLTAFGIAPGFLFYNMVLEEYKIDVFGKEDLFPIGMLIAAIFPICAAYRLARFNVAHDPGSFTGLPSPVAGVTIGFFPIFIGKEHIPHWITIPLFVIVAILMVSNVRYGKPQVAIRSKLTPGKAALMLGAAAALLFYIGVERWPWLVYGLIGLYIFSGLITFLIHILQELRVKLD
- the tsaD gene encoding tRNA (adenosine(37)-N6)-threonylcarbamoyltransferase complex transferase subunit TsaD, giving the protein MIGLGIETSCDETSLGIVKDGKELLSLKIFSQIDLHKPFRGIVPEIASRAHLEKINPLLSEVLEEAEVSLSDLDYVAVTRSPGLTGSLMIGAQLARCIHSVYGTPIVPLCHLQAHFAVLQLEGVEPVFPALGLLLSGGNSAIYKIPHFGRMETVGDTLDDALGEAFDKVAGQLSLPYPGGPPIEAEASKYRPEPKEKELLPLLLRNLEQDRVAFSFSGLKTAVAHLLAKQPDLPVPRVCYHFQNTAFELVERNLKRAVSITGIRRILAGGGVMANSTLKARLEAYAKKNSLEFFSPQKKIYCTDNGAMVAALGYYLFRQGYSKSLDFTVSPVRQETYI
- a CDS encoding S41 family peptidase; protein product: MKNKERFFWAGAVFVLFIALVFQPLKARAVSETSEKYLQLFHEVFGLAQNGYVETIDEEKVFLGAIKGMLASLGDPHSTFLEEEEYRQMREETRGSFGGVGMEVAYTDGAIVVVSPIEDTPAMKAGILPQDRIIEIDGKSTANLGYSEGIKLMRGKPGSSVSIKVERKNIKEPLQFTLVRENIKIRYVRSFLFEKEKVGYVRLNQFMGENTLEEFKKHVKQLVDKKAEGLIVDLRMNPGGLLPLSVALSDIFLPEGLDIVSVRGRGGELADVSKSTSRGEKYTKIPLVVLINEGSASASEIFAGAMQDHGRAKILGTTSFGKGSVQIVYPLSYGMAVKLTVQKYFTPSGRSLHGKGIQPDIVVKAIEPNEDDRFYLRKMGEKKLLDQLAVKYPEYNEQNFQLFEKALKEQGIKLSSDVARAVYKNKTLSEKDRSLTDTELDPQLKKAVEILSQDSKS
- a CDS encoding LA_1448 family UV-C exposure upregulated protein; this encodes MIFLSNSRRLAVLLLLLFSLFCASPKKQIGEADLKLVMEYLTEARLGDRLNFAAEQKVRTDREILSDACERYKLDQDAVLAKIKEKYPQIYSELVGKNEK
- the lexA gene encoding transcriptional repressor LexA, producing MKDLTEKQLAVLNFITNVIKERGFPPTIREIGDEFSITAKGAYDHLKAIEKKGYLKTSKNQSRAIELQRQSPFESLPVPTPSIPLLGRVAAGLPILAEENIETYIPVPEEMASKGITFALKVQGDSMIEAGINDGDVAIIQKKDIARNGEIVVALIEDEATLKVYYKESDHIRLEARNPKYKPIRSKKVVILGKLIGLYRTY
- a CDS encoding type II toxin-antitoxin system Phd/YefM family antitoxin, translating into MKKKVNLGEAKAHLGKYLKAASAGERIILAERNRPIAELKILPEVTRTKRPKPGILRNKFTVPDDFNSTLTQFEADYYGD
- a CDS encoding type II toxin-antitoxin system VapC family toxin, whose protein sequence is MRTILLDTQILLWFLLDDPKLPGIVRDLAKEEDSLFLFHQVSLWEIQIKFDQGKLPLHKHPGDFLVQACLQSGLEKADLQDEAIFFLSKIPPLHRDPFDRLLVSHTILNGWELATTDSILEKYPIRILK
- a CDS encoding efflux RND transporter periplasmic adaptor subunit, with the translated sequence MKELFQKYKILILLALVVTTAVYGYKYFSKKKPEKKVQEENKNVFSVPEDVIRRHPLTYVSLKEVAQFEELALPGRITYDPESMAKVGSQVEARIKKVLVKEGDKVSQGSPLAILSSVQLGEVEAAYVKARASLEALKLQADRAKELFEMKVTSAKEYELATMQYKTARTEVETTRIKLDNYGLTPSEIEGIERGIYVSSNLVLRSPINGEITERKAILGQQVTRNEELFTVANLSHLWVLLDVYEKDLAGVREGAQATIFPLGDEHSNVQIQGKVGYVGTVLDNVKRTAKLRIMVQNKGGKLKPGQTVTAKVAGLVVSTGEGKRKMVPLEAVHEIEGKSYVFVTHGENTFEAVNVIVGDTIEDDVILLGGLPEGSQVVSKGSFVLKSEYLK
- a CDS encoding TolC family protein, whose protein sequence is MQDFLLLTEARSIAKPSVEKGSGWALLLLFSASAFFFPFSTVVYPETIPFEISEDKKGTLPTINESKSSSNTSQAGSGVSPVPANTKIIDWDIDRLTEYAVSNNPLYLAERQNMGIQRGQVITASLYRNPVLQFQQQFIGGNPNSQGGSPETAPGLFQDLDVYGVVPLRTRVAKKAFEASIQDFRNFDRIFRMRLRQNYWAFVFLTLLVDTNKEFYENYSDLLELTKFRVQKGDISPLEFERLELERIQVEKYYRDAIVRRQTIEKDLRILSGLSESEGVFAFKVESMKFRTLEELGLYLKEDFPSIERPDVVALEQRLQEKKLNIELQRKEALGWLQLGGEWRVKGGENYGGVFATIPIPLNDRGQGKVYSAKEEYRKYELALDAKKREVMAEIEAAKKELLAREELLTKYERINLLQKNKQLEEKSRIAYVRGASDQVTFLQAEKNYLTILREYYDLLYLYFNAVEGYKAATGKIAESAAKSPVKGEGQ